A part of Populus alba chromosome 8, ASM523922v2, whole genome shotgun sequence genomic DNA contains:
- the LOC118056297 gene encoding protein RDM1 isoform X1 — MQKAATACKSRGYIVCDMKRTIPWIDPVDVISSDESSSSDSDIELNDGLDGQRLSNYVTIDQPFKEMTSEGVLIRRAEMYQDYMRHIPIPVQRGSAIPFSSWVGLGKSIKQLYQQPLHYLTNILLNTWDQQRIGSEDEHTPLDIMIHPCKAEATIWLVEEVHRRTSSHHHVAKIWQSDPMHHAFVDSIFPKL; from the exons ATGCAGAAGGCAGCAACAGCATGCAAATCTAGG GGTTACATTGTATGTGACATGAAGAGGACAATACCATGGATTGACCCGGTTGATGTTATATCATCGGATGAATCTTCTTCCTCGGATTCAGATATAGAGCTTAATGATGGACTTGATGGCCAGCGGTTATCCAATTATGTTACAATCGATCAACCCTTCAAAGAAATGACATCTGAGG GTGTGTTGATTAGAAGGGCAGAAATGTATCAAGATTACATGAGGCATATCCCTATCCCAGTACAACGTGGCTCTGCCATCCCATTTTCCTCATGGGTGGGGTTAGGCAAATCCATCAAGCAACTATATCAGCAGCCCTTGCATTACCTCACCAACATTCTTCTAAATACATGGGATCAACAACGAATTGGCAGCGAGGACGAGCATACGCCCTTGGATATCATGATTCATCCTTGTAAAGCTGAAGCCACCATCTGGCTTGTTGAAGAAGTTCACAGGCGCACATCATCACATCATCACGTGGCTAAAATCTGGCAATCTGACCCAATGCATCATGCTTTTGTAGACTCCATTTTCCCAAAGTTATGA
- the LOC118056297 gene encoding protein RDM1 isoform X2, whose product MKRTIPWIDPVDVISSDESSSSDSDIELNDGLDGQRLSNYVTIDQPFKEMTSEGVLIRRAEMYQDYMRHIPIPVQRGSAIPFSSWVGLGKSIKQLYQQPLHYLTNILLNTWDQQRIGSEDEHTPLDIMIHPCKAEATIWLVEEVHRRTSSHHHVAKIWQSDPMHHAFVDSIFPKL is encoded by the exons ATGAAGAGGACAATACCATGGATTGACCCGGTTGATGTTATATCATCGGATGAATCTTCTTCCTCGGATTCAGATATAGAGCTTAATGATGGACTTGATGGCCAGCGGTTATCCAATTATGTTACAATCGATCAACCCTTCAAAGAAATGACATCTGAGG GTGTGTTGATTAGAAGGGCAGAAATGTATCAAGATTACATGAGGCATATCCCTATCCCAGTACAACGTGGCTCTGCCATCCCATTTTCCTCATGGGTGGGGTTAGGCAAATCCATCAAGCAACTATATCAGCAGCCCTTGCATTACCTCACCAACATTCTTCTAAATACATGGGATCAACAACGAATTGGCAGCGAGGACGAGCATACGCCCTTGGATATCATGATTCATCCTTGTAAAGCTGAAGCCACCATCTGGCTTGTTGAAGAAGTTCACAGGCGCACATCATCACATCATCACGTGGCTAAAATCTGGCAATCTGACCCAATGCATCATGCTTTTGTAGACTCCATTTTCCCAAAGTTATGA
- the LOC118056288 gene encoding homocysteine S-methyltransferase 3 translates to MNLVLSASFSTLATRHLSHPLPSLFLIIIINNMELGIVETSSRLMTDFLQKCGGYAVVDGGFATELERHGADLNDPLWSAKCLISSPHLVRKVHLDYLHAGANIIITASYQATIQGFVAKGLSEEEAELLLRRSVEIACEAREIYYDKCTTKGSLDYIESGNVSRRPVLVAASIGSYGAYLADGSEYSGKYGDAVSLKTLKDFHRRRLQILAKSGADLIAFETIPNKLEAKAYAELLEEEEMKIPAWFSFNSKDAINVVSGDSILECASIADSCKRVVAVGINCTPPRFIHGLVLCIQKATSKPIVIYPNSGETYNAELKQWVKSSGVVVDEDFVSCIGKWREAGASLFGGCCRTTPNTIRAISRVLSKYP, encoded by the exons ATGAACTTGGTGCTTTCTGCTTCTTTTTCCACATTGGCTACTCGCCATCTCTCTCACCCTCTTCCGTCTTTGTTCTTAATCATAATCATTAACAACATGGAATTGGGAATCGTTGAAACTTCGTCGAGGTTGATGACGGATTTCCTCCAGAAATGTGGTGGTTATGCTGTTGTTGATGGCGGCTTCGCCACTGAACTTGAACGACATGGTGCTGACCTTAACGACCCTCTCTGGAGTGCCAAATGCCTCATCAGTTCTCCTCACCTTGTTAGAAAG GTTCACCTAGATTATCTCCATGCTGGCGCAAACATCATAATAACAGCATCTTAtcag GCTACTATTCAGGGTTTTGTGGCTAAAGGTTTGTCTGAAGAAGAAGCTGAGTTATTGCTTAGGAGAAGTGTTGAAATTGCATGCGAGGCAAGGGAAATTTACTACGACAAATGTACTACCAAGGGTTCTTTGGATTACATTGAAAGTGGAAACGTCTCAAGACGTCCTGTTTTAGTTGCTGCTTCCATTGGCAGCTATGGTGCTTATTTGGCCGATGGCTCCGAGTATAG TGGGAAATATGGTGATGCAGTTTCTCTAAAAACATTGAAGGATTTTCATAGGAGAAGGTTGCAGATTCTAGCGAAATCAGGTGCTGACCTGATTGCGTTTGAGACAATTCCGAATAAGCTCGAGGCAAAG GCTTATGCTGAGCTTCTTGAGGAGGAAGAGATGAAAATTCCAGCATGGTTCTCTTTCAATTCCAAGGATGCAATTAATGTGGTCAGTGGTGATTCCATCCTTGAGTGTGCCTCCATTGCAGATTCGTGCAAACGAGTTGTTGCTGTTGGAATCAACTGTACCCCTCCAAGATTTATCCATGGACTCGTTCTCTGCATCCAAAAG GCAACAAGTAAGCCAATAGTCATATATCCCAACAGCGGCGAGACGTACAATGCTGAGCTTAAGCAGTGGGTG AAATCAAGTGGAGTGGTAGTAGATGAAGACTTTGTCTCATGCATAGGTAAGTGGCGTGAAGCCGGGGCTTCTCTATTTGGAGGCTGCTGCAGGACTACCCCAAACACCATCAGAGCTATAAGCAGGGTTCTCTCCAAATATCCTTAA
- the LOC118056322 gene encoding serine/threonine-protein kinase 54, with protein sequence MDSKTSGDAGDVMPEKKPDSQEGSANSKVKGIGGVSGKDMFFRADKIDLKSLDAQLEKHLSRVWSRNTEIQRPKEEWEIDSSKLEIRHEVARGTFGTVYRGTYDNQDVAVKMLDWGEDGIATTAETTAVRASFQQEVAVWHKLDHPNVTKFVGASMGTSNLKIPAKNPSDGYISLPARACCVVVEYLPGGTLKNYLIRNSRKKLAFKVVIQLALDLSRGLSYLHSKKIVHRDVKTENMLLDSHRNLKIADFGVARVEAQNPCEMTGETGTLGYMAPEVLDGKPYNRRCDVYSFGICLWEIYCCDMPYPNLSFADVSSAVVRQNLRPEIPRCCPSSFANVMRKCWDGNAEKRPEMAEVVKMLEAVDTSKGGGMIPEDQASACFCLTPARGP encoded by the exons ATGGATTCAAAAACAAGCGGTGATGCTGGTGATGTCATGCCAGAGAAGAAACCGGATAGCCAGGAAGGTAGTGCCAATTCAAAGGTGAAAGGTATAGGAGGTGTGAGTGGCAAAGATATGTTTTTTCGAGCTGATAAAATCGATCTCAAAAGCTTGGATGCACAGCTTGAGAAGCACCTGAGCAGGGTTTGGTCAAGGAACACCGAAATCCAAAGGCCTAAAGAAGAGTGGGAAATTGATTCGTCTAAATTGGAAATAAGGCACGAGGTAGCCCGTGGTACTTTTGGGACCGTGTATCGTGGTACTTATGATAACCAAGATGTTGCAG TGAAAATGTTGGACTGGGGGGAGGATGGTATTGCCACAACTGCTGAAACCACTGCTGTGCGGGCATCATTTCAGCAAGAGGTTGCTGTCTGGCACAAGCTTGACCATCCTAATGTTACAAAA tttgTTGGAGCATCAATGGGAACTTCAAACCTGAAAATTCCTGCCAAAAACCCATCTGATGGTTACATCTCCCTTCCTGCTAGGGCATGCTGTGTTGTTGTTGAGTATCTCCCTGGTGGGACGCTTAAAAACTACTTGATAAGAAATAGTCGAAAAAAACTTGCTTTTAAGGTTGTGATCCAACTTGCTTTGGATCTCTCTAGGGG TCTTAGCTATCTACATTCAAAGAAGATTGTACATCGTGATGTCAAGACTGAAAACATGTTACTAGATTCTCATAGAAATCTCAAAATTGCTGATTTTGGTGTTGCCCGTGTTGAAGCTCAGAATCCATGTGAGATGACTGGTGAAACTGGCACACTTGGATACATGGCCCCAGAG GTTCTTGATGGCAAACCGTATAACAGAAGATGTGATGTCTACAGCTTTGGCATCTGCTTATGGGAAATATATTGTTGTGACATGCCTTACCCTAATCTTAGCTTCGCTGATGTCTCCTCTGCTGTTGTTCGACAg AATTTACGGCCAGAGATTCCAAGATGTTGTCCAAGTTCTTTTGCAAATGTCATGCGAAAATGCTGGGATGGAAATGCAGAAAAACGCCCtgaaatggctgaggtggtgaAAATGTTAGAAGCGGTTGATACAAGCAAGGGAGGAGGGATGATACCTGAAGACCAGGCATCTGCCTGTTTCTGTTTGACCCCTGCTCGCGGACCCTAA